TCACCATGGCGGTCGGCCTGCTGCTGGCGGGCGCGGTGGCGATGGGCACGCGGCGCCGGCTGCGCGCGGTCACCGGGGCCTGACCCCGCGCCGGACGGGGGAGCGGGGGACCGACGGGGGGAGCGGGGCCGGGCGCGGATCGCGCCCGGCCCCGCTGAGGTTCACCAGCCGCGGGCGCGCCACTGGGGCAGCGCGGGACGTTCCGCGCCGAGCGTGCTGTCCTTGCCGTGACCCGGGTAGAACCAGGTCTCGTCGGGCAGCCGGTCGAAGAGCTTGTGCTCGACGTCGTCGATGAGCGCGGAGAACCGCTCCGGATCCTTGTCGGTGTTGCCGACCCCGCCCGGGAAGAGGCTGTCGCCGGTGAACAGGTGCGGCGACCCCGCCGGGTCACGGTAGAGCAGCGCGATCGAGCCGGGGGTGTGGCCCTTGACGTGGATCACCTCCAGCGCGCACTCGCCCACCGGCACGCTGTCGCCGTCGGCGAGCGTCTCGGCCTCGATCGGCAGCCCGGCCGCGTCGTCGGCGTGCACCAGCGGGCGGGCGCCGGTCTTGGCGACCACCTCCTCCAGCGCCACCCAGTGGTCCATGTGCTGGTGGGTGGTGACCACCGTGGCCAGCCCCGCGTCGCCCACCAGCTCGAGCAGCCGCGGCGCCTCGTTGGCGGCGTCGATCAGCACCTGCTCGCCGGTGGCCCGGCAGCGCAGCAGGTAGGCGTTGTTGTCCATCGGGCCCACCGACACCTTCGTGATGGTGAGCCCGTCGAGCTCGCGTACGGCCGGCGCGCCGCCGGGCGTGACGTCTCCGCTGTAGGTCATGAGGTCGTCTATATCCATTCCGGTGGTTGCGGCAGGGGGCCGTCGGGGGTGACGGTCAGCACGGTGCCCGGGCTGCGGCCGATCAGCCAGGCGGCGAGTTCGGGGGCGGCGCCGGTGACCGTGGGCGCGGCGCTCCGGTCGCCGACAACCAGCTCGTGCCGGCTGCCGTCGAAGCGCAGCACCATCGGCGGCACGTCGGCGCGGTCGGCGAGGTCGCCGACCACCTCGTGCAGCAGCCGGTGGCCGAACGCCTCGGGCCAGTCGGCCGGCCGGTAGTCGGCGTCGAGGTCCACGTGGTGCACCTCGATCTCGCGCAGCCGGCCCCAGACCAGCATGGCCGCCGGCCAGGGCCCGCGCCGCGTCTGGACGGTGGCCGCCCACGCCTCGACCGGCATCGCGGCGACCGCCTCGGCGAACCGGTCGGCCGAGCGGCGCAGGTCGTCCAGGTGGGTGGCGGGCGGGCGGGCGGCGCCCGCGTCGATGTCGGCGTCCCGGGCCGCCGCGGAGGCGTACATCGGGATCGGCTCGCCGGTGCGGGCCGCGGTGAGCAGGTTGACGAAGCCGTCGGCGTTGCGGGCCAGATGAGCCAGGACGTGCCCCCGGCTCCAGGCGGGCAGCAGCGAGGCGGCGGCGAGGCCCGTGTCGTCGAGGGTGGCCGCGGTCCGCAGCAGACGGTCCGTGGCCGCGTCCACCTCGCCCGTCAGCAGAAGCGGATCCATGGTCACCCACCGACCCTATCCGCCGGGGGACCCCGCGTCGCCGGGGAAATCGCTTTCGGCGCGTCGCGGCGCGTCCTACCGTCGGCGGGGAACGCGGCACCGGACGGCGGGGGAGGTGGTGACCATGCCGGTAGCAGCACGCGTGCGTCAACCACTGCGACACCGATGAGGATGCCATGACCATCGATCTGACCGCCCTCGGCTGGGATGCCGAGCGGGCGGCACACGTACCGCGACGCGGCGGGCACCGACCGGGCCGGGTGGCCCGGGTGGACCGCGGCGTCTGCACCGTGCTCTGCGCGGACGGCCCGGTCCGCGCCACCCTGGGCGGGGCGGTCCTGGCCGCCGCCGCCCGCGACCTGACCCGCCTGCCCTGCGCGGGCGACTGGGTGCTGCTGGGCACCTGGCCCGACCGCAACGTCACCGTGGAGGCGGTGCTGCCGAGGCGCACCGCCCTCGTCCGGCGGACCGCCGGCAAGGACGCCAGCGGCCAGGTGCTGGCCGCCAACCTCGACGCCGCCGCCGTGGTGGAGCCGGTGCACCCCGAACCGGACGTCGGCCGGATCGAACGGCTGCTCTCCCTGGCGCACGAGTCCGGCGCCCGGCCGTTGGTCGTGCTCACCAAGGCCGACCTGGCGGCCGACCCGCAGGCCGTCGCGCGCCAGCTCGCCGGGATCGCCCCGGGGGTGCCGGTGCTGGCCGTCAGCGCCGAGCACGGCAACGGGCTCGACCCGCTGCGCGCCGAGGTGGCGCCCGGCCGCACGCTCGGCCTGCTCGGCCCGTCCGGCGCGGGCAAGTCGAGCCTGGTCAACGCGCTGGCCGGGGCGGCGCTGATGCCGACGCAGGCGATCCGGCGCGTCGACGGCAAGGGCCGGCACACCACCACCTGGCGGGCACTGCTCCCGGTGCCCGGCGGCGGCGCCGTGCTGGACACCCCGGGGGTACGGGCGGTCGGCCTGCTCGACGGCTCGGCGGGGCTGGACCGGGCGTTCGCGGACATCGCCGAGCTGGCCACCGGCTGCCGGTACGCCGACTGCGGGCACGACGGGGAGCCGGCCTGCGCGGTGCGCGAGGCGCTGGAGACC
Above is a genomic segment from Micromonospora sp. M71_S20 containing:
- a CDS encoding MBL fold metallo-hydrolase, with protein sequence MTYSGDVTPGGAPAVRELDGLTITKVSVGPMDNNAYLLRCRATGEQVLIDAANEAPRLLELVGDAGLATVVTTHQHMDHWVALEEVVAKTGARPLVHADDAAGLPIEAETLADGDSVPVGECALEVIHVKGHTPGSIALLYRDPAGSPHLFTGDSLFPGGVGNTDKDPERFSALIDDVEHKLFDRLPDETWFYPGHGKDSTLGAERPALPQWRARGW
- a CDS encoding maleylpyruvate isomerase family mycothiol-dependent enzyme; amino-acid sequence: MTMDPLLLTGEVDAATDRLLRTAATLDDTGLAAASLLPAWSRGHVLAHLARNADGFVNLLTAARTGEPIPMYASAAARDADIDAGAARPPATHLDDLRRSADRFAEAVAAMPVEAWAATVQTRRGPWPAAMLVWGRLREIEVHHVDLDADYRPADWPEAFGHRLLHEVVGDLADRADVPPMVLRFDGSRHELVVGDRSAAPTVTGAAPELAAWLIGRSPGTVLTVTPDGPLPQPPEWI
- the rsgA gene encoding ribosome small subunit-dependent GTPase A: MTIDLTALGWDAERAAHVPRRGGHRPGRVARVDRGVCTVLCADGPVRATLGGAVLAAAARDLTRLPCAGDWVLLGTWPDRNVTVEAVLPRRTALVRRTAGKDASGQVLAANLDAAAVVEPVHPEPDVGRIERLLSLAHESGARPLVVLTKADLAADPQAVARQLAGIAPGVPVLAVSAEHGNGLDPLRAEVAPGRTLGLLGPSGAGKSSLVNALAGAALMPTQAIRRVDGKGRHTTTWRALLPVPGGGAVLDTPGVRAVGLLDGSAGLDRAFADIAELATGCRYADCGHDGEPACAVREALETGELPARRWESWRRLQREVAYESRRRETRLAAERRGGWRSGRRRAARP